The genome window tcttaagTACCTAACACATTTTTATTCTagatgataaaatatattttggGTCCAAAACTCTCAACATCGACCCGTGGATCAAGTCATATCGATTCATCAATCACGACACATTTATTCAAACATCAAACCAAACTTCATTACGATATCCTCACCGAACCCTCTTATCTACCAATGCTAAACCTGCGATTGGCATAGAGAAAACCCAAAACTGCTAATCTGTTAAACAACATCTGCGcctctgtgagagagagagagattcccaACTCCCTTACCCTTCAAGAGGACTCCTCTAGACGACAAAGGGAAAGAAGAAAATTGAGAGGAATACCATCTTCGGTAGAGGGACGATAGAGAAGATCTCCATTCTATCATACTACACCATACTTCTTTATCTGAACCTCCTCTGTTAGGAACTCCAATTCCAGTGTACTAAATCATACTTCCTCATCTTCACTTCCTCTCGTATTACTTTCTTTTCTCCGTCTCCTCTATGACGTACTGACATGGCTGGCTCTCATATTATTGGACAATCTCTAACTTAAGCTCATAGGGGAATTGTCGAGTTCCCTTTCTCTCCTAGTCTTCAATCACGAAACCACCCAATCGATTATGTCCATCATCACCACGTGGGTGCAAGGATCTGTATTTGATGAAATCAATCCCCCTCGGTGTGACACTAAATCTTTCATCGAGTCGCAAGGCATACATACCGAATGTCCACATCTCGGCGAAGCATCGAACTGCTTAATGGCTTCACTGGTCCGCAGGACGGTTTTCCGGAAGAACAGCTCGTCGGACAAGCAGGCATCTGAGTCACAAGGCATCTACAGGAGACCGCAAGTTCCAGCACAAGTGTTGCCTTTCCAACAGAAGCTACTATTCCAATGACTTCTGGAAGGTTGTGCTTTTGAGAACATCAAATATGATCGCCTTGACCCAGCTTGGGATCTAACTACAAAAGAACGCAAGAAAAAGTCATGCCACATGTCTTGGCCATCTCAAGAATTCAGTTCTATCAAGTTAAAAAGGACTATCAATTCATCAAGAAATTGAAATGCAAGAATATGTCAACCACTGAGATACCAGCATCACATACCTGCAAGCAGCCACATAATCCTGATGAAGCTTGTCAGTAGCAATTTACCATCTCCAACATGGGCGCAGCAAATCAGAATGAACATATACATGGTGGTATGACAACATGAGAGAATGCACCAGGGTCCATGAAAAGAAAATGTGTACCGCAAAAATGAGGATAAGAAAAACATCTTTCAGAACATATTAAGTAGATATAGAGTTCAGATTACTTCCTTAAAAGCTGATCCCAGAAAAACAAAAGATCAACATTAAGGAAACATGACTATAGAATTTACTGATTGTAATGTATGCAACCTCGAATTTGGATAACTTTTCACATCTGATCCACAATATTTTGGATGGTGTCTTTCGATTGCACCTTTCTCGCCATGGAAATCTGCAAGCTGCATGAGGACCGGAAACCAAAGCCCTGTAGCTTTCAAAAGTCCTCTATATTCCACACCACTGATGATCCCTTTCTCTGAAACTGACCTGTTTGGAATTTGTTCATTGCTCTCCCCATCAAAGCTATCGCCCTGATGCTTGGGAACTGTTTCCCCTCAATATTATCAGGAAGCACTTTTCGATTTTCAGGCTCCCATAGCCCAGGTGTAACTACACTCACATGAGCTTTAACTGTTTGAGGGGTCTTATAACACCATCTTTTAATCCAGTATTGCACGTCTCTTGCTGATACTCCATAGGAGCACTCAGAAGTACTTGGTATGTCTTTGGTCGTATCGGGTATCTGCTGTTCCTTGGGACATTTTGTCATCGCCGAGCTGGATGTGTCATAATTGTGTGCTTTACTTGAAAAGCTACATACTTCTGCATTAGTGGGGTGATCTCCAATTTTTGTTCTCTTAGAACCAAGGCCAAAAGCACCTGAAGATTTGTGTCTGAGGCGCTTGAGCCATCTTTTACATTGCTCCATTTGTGCCAAGTTTTCAATTATACTACTAGTATTTGAATTCTTGGACCTCTGAACATGAGAAAAAACTTGATCTACATTCATGCTTTCAGTTCTAGATGTGCTCAGTCCTCCAGTACTTACGCTACCAGTTTTGTCTGAGGAATTAACATATCTGCTCAAAGTTTCCTGGATTGCTGAAGGTGATGGAGAGTGGGATTTTATTAGGTTCGTGTGTGGAAGGTCCTGCAGAACTTAATGTTAGtacaaatgttttattttgtcatCAAGCTACCTATACCCAAAAGTTGGTTTATCAATATATGCATATTAACATTAAGAGACCAATAAGCTTGCAGGATGGTTGACTATCCATGAAGATGCATATATACTACAAGATAAAAACAACCCAAACTTTATGAAGttcaaaaataaagaataaaattatcATCGATTTACACACAAGCAGGCATCATATTTTCTTATATGATGAAGCAATGTGTTCTAAGACTTTCACAAAGCCTTAGAACAAAGCCAAAGATGTGTAGTGCCAACTTCCAACAAAGTGATGCCATCAGCAACCTACATAGAATCCAGCTACAGGATACAACTTGGTCTCAAAACTTGAGTACATTCTCAAGAGATATAATGAAGTTAGAGAATGAAATCAGCAACCAAAGAAAACCAACCGCCCATTTCCTTTGATCACTGCTTGCAGCATCAGGACTTAAATACCACATATCAACTCAAGGCTAGGATAAAGATCAATACTTTATATGATAACCAGCACATGTTTTTTCCTTTTGGTCAGTCTCTGTAATTTCCAGTTGAGACCTATTTTTAGCTCGTCACCTCATCCAGTCCAACACAGAGTATGGTGGACTTCATTTTTTAAGTGTCATGTCTTCGTGTTCTTGAATTTTGGCAAGTAGTTAATTACTACAAAATTGCCTAATTTTTCTCCATGCAGAATGATCAGAGAATATGACTAGTAAATACCATTAACAGAAAAAGAGGGCTAAAAAATTATGGATCATCTAAATTTGAATGTCCAACATCCAAAGAATTAGCCATGATTTCAGGGAAAAATGATGATCTTAATGACTTTGTCTTCTCATATGAATCTTCCATTTACATAAGTAGGCTTACTACATGATGAGATTGTGGCTTTTACTGCAAAATAGCTAGAACATCTATGGCTAAATGATTTGATAGAACAACTTCCTGTCACTTCTTATAAATATTCTTCCTCCAGCCCACTCCACCTTGCTTTACTTTGTAGGTATCCTAAGCCCTGCCTTGATATCTTTCTTCTGAAACTCTGGGGAGGGAAGCAAAAGTATCTACCTTGGCCAATGCACTAGATCCTGATTCTTCTGGATGGTCCTATATCCAGCTTACTGATTTGATGCATGGGGTCTAAGATGGTAAATAAATCTGACTATCCCATGAAATCTAACTAATAATTGTCATCAAGAAAAGGATGGCTACCTTGTGAGAGATTGGCTCTAGATCTTCTCTGCTTAGTTTATGTTTTACCCATTTCTATTCAGATCTCAATTGCATAATAATCTTTAATTACATTTGCATGAACCACGGGGCCTATGGTATTCTTATTCATGTCATGCTTATTAATCTTATCTGCATGATGTTCACACTTCTCTGGCGCCAGTTTCTGTATCATACTAGTCCAAATAGCATCATATTGAGAGCCTCATGTAACTTACATTCATCAATTTTCATTAAAAGAATTTTGATTGAAACTATTCAAATATACAACTAATTTCTAAGCTTCACCGACAAAAAAAAAAGTCAGAAGATTCTGGTCATGAAAGTTTCAGTTTTTTATCAAATCCAATAGTGCATTCTTATTGTTCTACCAAAGGTAAAGATCTCAGAGCTTTTCTGCAAGTTGATCTAAAAGAAAAAGGCAGTGCAATCAACTCACCATTCATTAGTGGCTTCACTAAAGCTTCACATATAGCATAACaagtcccttctctctctctctctctttttttttaaaatcaacagCCTTTTGTCAACAAAAGTCAAAGAATGTGTCTCAAGCAATCCTCGAAAACAGATTTTTATGCATCATGCTCCTAGTCTCACATGCAGAACATATAGTGTCCTCATGGTGCTTTAGTTTCAAGGAGGTTCCTCAACCATAAAAAAGACAAAAGACTCCAGCTGCTGCATAATGGCCACCTCAAGATAATCATTATTGATAGGAAGAAAGTAGTATTAAAATGAAAGATACCTATAATGATCTTCAAGGTACTGAGAACCCAAATAGTATGAAAAACCATATAAGAGAAAGTAAACAGCTCAAGAAAGCTAAGCTATCAACAGTTTCTAACACTGTGAGATAAGAAAAGCCAGACTTGCACGTGGGATATGTTCTGCCAAGTCAATCAACTCGGGTCTATCACATGATTGGAGTAACTTGCAACAAATACAATTGCACAGACTCTAGCATACAGTAACTAGCTTATCTTATGCAGTGCCCTTCaccatatttaaaaattttagaatGCAGATAACTGTACCTTTTGTAGTCTGTCAGAAATTGTGCCTGCAAAACACAGAAAAAATTGAAAATTTAGGGAGGACTATTCTACATATAATTCTTCTTGGAAGAAATATTCTACTACTTATAACACATGATTAAATTGCAGATGTTTGATGCTTCTTAGCAAGAGAATAATGGAAAATTTATCTAGGCTTACGTGTGTATTTATCATTAAGTATTtaccttttggagagtttttttCCAGGCAAGCCTCAATGTGAATTGCATCAGTTTTAGCTGATGGTCTTTCCCTGTTTCCCATCATATGTATCTCAATTCCATTTACATCAACCCCATTTTCCATGCTATTTGAGTTAATTAAAGGCAGTGAATCTCCTTGCCACATTCCTTGGTTCCTTGCTGTTGCTGGTACTGTTAACATTTCAAACAAGGGAGTAACTTTTGCTTTTGCAGTTTCTGTCGAATCTTCTATCAATTGTTTTTCTCGCGACAACTCCATTGGCATATTCTTTGTTGTCAACTGATAATGAATAGCATTAAAAGGGTTCTGTGCATCTCCATCTATATTATTCACAGGATGAACATAGTTATGTATATCCAAACTTGCAACATTATGAATGAAGCAGTTGGACATATAGTTTAATGGCTGATGAAGAACATCCTCAGTATCGTTTTCCCTAATTAGATATGAAAGAGGAGATTTGCCTGGCCACAAATCTCTTAGCACCTGCATGGTTCAGATTAGTGAAGCTAATCTTTAATGACCAGAAAAATTACGTAACTCATGGTTCAATTAGTGAAGCTACTTCTTACCCGATGTTCATCAAGTGTGTGATCCGATTCTGAAGACATTCTTCTATCTTTAATGCACACAGGAGACTTCATATTTGGCATCTCAGCTTTAGATCTGACCATCGCAGGCAGAGAAGTTGATGCACTAATACcatcttgaaaattttgtaagcCGTTAACAGTATCACAGGGTTCAATCTCTTGATCACTACTTGTACTAATCTCTTTTGCTTTAGATTCTGTTACATGGGAGCCTAACATAGTTCCTTTTAATGGAAGATGTAACTTAACAAATCTATTGGCCACTTGACCATGTCCAGGTCCTCTTTTAGGATttaaaatattatcaatcttccaACTTATGTCATACTTAGGAAAGTGAATTTCATCTGAATTCAGAGAATGGCATGTGTTGTAGTTTTCCCAGTTTATAGAGGAGTCTGAAAAATTATGAAGATGCAATTTATCTGATACTACAACTCCATCATATGTATGTACATCTTTCGGCACCAgagtattgtccatctcacatctTCCCTTTTCAGCTCCCACAAATTCAGCTGACCGGTGAACATGCAATGTTAGGCCTAATTCATTAAGCTCAGAACTGCACACATTCCTGGATTCGGGGGTTGTTCCTTCCCTCGTACCTATGCTTACCAGTTGAACCTTCCCAGATTTCGTATTTTCGACTTGCGAATAGCCCTCTTGTTTTAGGCAATTTTTTCTGTTGCTTGCATCAGAAAGAGTACAGTGCTTATGGCACTGATGAGCTGAAATGCTGCTTGCTCGTTTCCAATGTGCCATCCATTGTGAATGGTACTGAAAGTGAGTTACACTCCCATTTGTGTGACTTAATTCAACATTTAAATCTTCATTGTTTCCATAACTTCGTACAGCATCCTCTGCCATGTTTTATCTCAAGTACACAGAAAATAAGCCCGTAGTTGAAAAAACAATGACCGATATTCTGACGTTAGCTGTAACTTCAGTTCAATATGTCCtacaagaaaatagaaaaaagtaaAGCTTTCAGAAGTGACAAGAAGTCTTAGTTTCATTTTTAGTTTAAGTAACCACATATGCACAAAAAAAAACGGAGGTCCACATGCTCAAAGTGGGATAATAATGTCAGAGAACATAACTGGAAGGCCTGTTGCCACAAGTAGACCATGGCCAACGCAAAGTAGATCTCAAGAGTCCCAAGAGAAAGTTCTTTTTTACTTATTTACTTTCACAAGCTTAAGGGGTGCCCTTTCTAGTCAGCTTCTCAATGCACTTCTTCTACACCATTCATGGATTATATTATACCACAAGCACATCAACTGTGGCTAAATTATGCAAGAACCAGATATGAGATGCAAGCTATCGAGCTCCATAAAGATGTGTACAGTGGTTGACAAATCATAGTTCGATAATCTAGAGGCCCCTCTGCTGGTTATTGCATTCAGTGGAAATGTGTCGGCATGTTCTATCTCCTCTAGAACAAAGTGATTGTCAGAATCCCTATGCTTAGATCAGAAACTAAAAAACCGATAAGAAACTTCTGTCTAAAGCATCCGATTAACACTGCCTAAAAGAGGCCTCTTAAAGGCTGCAGCACTGAAACTTCTCATAAAAAGAAACTTCCTAGCAAGACAAACATTCAATTCTATTGTCAAACCACATTTAATGTTCCTCTCAGACTTTCAATCTTCTCTAAGTTTCTACTGGATAAAATGACTTCTCATAATTACTTCTAAAAACTTTAATATTTAATCTAATAATTACTTCTAAAAGCTTGAATATTTAATCTAACAATGACAAATTATTAAGTTTAATTCCTAATTAAAAAACATTaatttttcctctctttttttgcATAAAAATTCTTCAGGTAAACGATACATCGGTACCTTGATTACTGAAACTTTGTCGAACTCAACCTTCGAGTATGAAGCAGAACGAGCAGCTTTTCCTCCAACATGTACCTAAAATACAAGGGAAAAAAGCCTTACAAAAGCCGTAAGCTCGAGCAGAGTAGTGGGCTATCATATGTTAAGAACGCCCAAAATTACAAGCTAATACGAAGGCCCTTTAGTATATCTTCCACCAAAATCTATTCCCGTCAACCTGAAACAAGAACAATCCACAAAAAGGGAGGTCAACGGCTCCAAACCAGCAAGAAAAACAAGCAATGACTCGTCTAGATGTCTGTATCCATCGCGAAAGAAAGAGTCGACGACGAAACAAGAAACGGAAATTGAACTCCCTATTCACGGCCTTACCAAAACCAAATAGAAACCTTCAATTCCAGGAAGATCAACAGGAGGGAATCCAAACGAAACCGAAGGAAGCATCAAGATACGAAATAGTCATCGAACATCAAGAGAAGGACAAGAAGCCGTCGCTACCTCATCCGCTCCCATGGCGAGCTCAGAGCTCGGCACCACCAGGGAGCGAGCGGTCAGGATCCGGAACGGAGGAGGGCGAGTAGGCCATGCACAGACAACAACGGTACATGTTCGTCGCTTGAAGAGCACAGAGAAGAAGATGTTTCTTTCAAGGCTTTGGTAGGGGGCATGAATGAGGGCGAGCAGAGgcttgaggaggaggagaagggtaaCTATGGAGAAAGGAGCAGTGAAGGCGACGCCGCGGCACCACAGCCACGGAATCGCAAGAGGGAGCCGACCTTCACCAGGCGGGTATTCCttccctctctgtctctctctctctcgtgtattTGTATTGCCGTGTGGGAAGATGAGCGACGCTTTATATTTGTAGCTGAGAGAAATCAAAATAATACAACAACAGGCAGGCCCACCCAAAAATATCTCCGCTTGCCGTCGGACGCACTTTTACTGATCCGCATCCGATAAAATTCTCATCCAATAAAATTCATGGCGTTCAGTATTTGGTTTTAAAAaccttttattttaaataaatttatttgataaaataacttcatcaatttatattaaaaaatattttagcaaATATAAATGTAGAAGAAATTTCGAGAGAGAAATTTAAACGATCGGAGATGTTAGCTAGCAAATATgatctttatcatttatttatctttataaaaaaaatatattaaatttgattTGTATATCATCTGATCCCTCCTTTATTTTGGATTAATAATCATTTTTAATGTAAATTAAATAAGAATCAGTAAATTTACCTTCTTTATCTGTGATGATTCTCTATTTTCATAACATATAAACAATATAAACAAATCTaagataatttaaattattaaaattaatatacAAATTACTGATCAAATGAGTGaggatttattttatattatcataACCAAGATGGCTATGCCAAGCTCAGTAACTCATGAGTTAGACCACTTGCTAAGACTAATTCCATCTGCAGTAATCCTCCTAATAAATGCTATCATTATCGGTGTAATGACCATTATATGTTTGTTGATTTGAAAAACAATAGCTTTTCTTTTCGTTGCAACAAATGACATCTCATCCCATTGTTGCAATAGTCATCTTTTTCCTCTTAATTTTTGCTACCTTAAGTAAGTGATATTAAAGAATTAAAAGGATCAAAATCTCATGAAAGCCGAATATTGGTTCTTCAAAATAGCGAATCAATTCATGTATGGTATTTGATGTCACAACTACTGGGCTATCCTGACGATGACATACATGAAATTGGCATCACAATTATCCAGGAATGAACGATGTAGCTCATCCCGTGCTTTTAATGCACTCAGGTGCGGTGCATTGGAAGGCAGAGGCCACAAATCCTGCAACAAAAGGCTTCTTTCGGCATGGACAACAGGCGTGGTTGATGGCGACACAAGGGAGGGACCATGCGCTCGGACATACGAAGAATGGTCGACGCTTTTGTGGAATATGAACAAATCCGGTTGCCCTACGTTTTTGATCCAaatgaacattccaacatgttgatGCGGACACAAAGTTCACATCAGCCAAATTGTAAGACAACTTGGGTAGGGATGTCGATGGCAACCACGCataacatcaaacaccctgtgagCTCGCTGCCATCGCCTTCTTAGGAGGCGTCAGCATATGGCTAAGTCCCCAAACTGTGGATGAGGGCGGCTTAGAGTTCTGCATTATTGACTATCTTTGGATGACATCTATCATGATTAATCTACGATGCAAATAAACTGTGTAACAACGCACCTACTACAGCTTTTTGACGGCCCATTGGTGTACGTTAGAGCTTGGAAGGCAGATTAGCCTCATTCCATCCACCACTCCAATTGGTTCTTTCCCAGTTGATGCAGGCAGGCTCTGTATATATCTGGAGGAAGAAGTTGAATTAATGGCAGAGAAACATATCGTTATATATATGTTGTCTATCGTTAGAACAAGTTTTCTAGCATGCACAAGTAGGCATTTCATATTTACAAGTGCAAAAGAATGCTCAATTGAATAATTACAGAGCTGAACTTGCTACTCCTTGATCTAACATGCATCTATTCGATAAAATTTATGAAAGCTTGACACAAGGCTTCTGCATGTTATCGCTCCTCGGAGTTAAATTTGTTCCAAGCTTCCTGCATAACAAAAACAGGTGATAAGCTTTTTGCCTGGCAAACATACCAAAATAAGAATATATAAGAAAAGCGAGCGTGATTCAAATTCATTTCATGCATCAGATGCTTCTTCTCTATGGCTAATTATTATGATTCAAAGAGGATCTGCTCATGGCCGTTAGTTTAAATTTGCACGCATTGTCACATGAGGACTCAGTAATACTGCCAATAAAACAGAGAATAAACTAGCATATTCTTTGAAAAAATACCACAAGTATAAATTGATAAAGGAGCTGCACGACATATGTAAGAACACACTAAAATATGAGTAGAGTCCAGTTATTCATATAACATAACAAGACTTTGTAAACATGAGTCCAGCTCATGGTATATGACCTGAATGCAGACCACAAATATCATCCATGGGCTATACAAGGTAAAAAGGGATGAAATACAAGTCAATGAGGACTCCTAACAAAACAATCTCTTATAATGGGGCTTCCGTTATGTTTTGCAACTTCTTTGACTTCCATTCATGGTTCAAGTAAACGGGGGCAATATGATCATCTACGCTAGTGTGGTTGTGCATTTTCATTTCTCTCTATCAAGAGAAAAGCTATACCAATATCCCAACATTAATAAACTAGAGAACATGTCCGATTCAAAGAGTACTTTCATATCCTGGTTCAGAAAGACTTATTGGCAAATCTTAACTCAAGATAGCAAGTTAACAAGAATTTCAGAGGCATTTAACTCAAATGTGAACAACACCAGCCATGACTGAAGAAAACAGATAAAATCAGTTTAGGGTAGAAATAATGAAATATAAAGCAAACTTATTTCGGAAAGAACTACATTCTTAAAGATGTAGGGGGAAAAAAATGATTAAGCAAAGAGCAGTAAACTGTTTTCTTATTACCAACATCAACCAATTAAATCCCTGTTGTCAGGTCAATTTCAACAACTTATTAGCTACTCCAACCAAGTTGAACACAAGAATCTCATTTGAATGTTAATACAGTACCAACTTTATCCAATCACAACATTACATTCAAAACCAATTAGTTCAAAAAAACCAAGGTAAATTGGGAGGATCATATACCATGAGGAAACAAGTTGCAAACTCAACACCAACACATGGTTGCTCATAGTTTTTCACACCAATTTAATCTCGAGGATATAGGATAACATAGTGTGCCCATATATGTTCCAGCATACTCCCGTATCATATATACTCAATCCCTTTCACCTCTACCCAAAGTTCAGTAAAATGAAAACAAAACCTTTGATCAACATTATGAAATTATTAAAAAGTAGGAATTGCCATTAAGATAGATCAaaacctttttttctctttttttaaggAAATATTTTGCACTATGGTATCGGAGAAACAAACAGATAAAGAGCTCACCTTAAGAAGATCAAAAACCTTTTCGCAAATGTACTTTTGTTGAATGCTAGCACCCCTTTGCTGCAATTTATCGGGATGAACACAGAG of Musa acuminata AAA Group cultivar baxijiao chromosome BXJ1-7, Cavendish_Baxijiao_AAA, whole genome shotgun sequence contains these proteins:
- the LOC103992825 gene encoding uncharacterized protein LOC103992825, whose product is MAEDAVRSYGNNEDLNVELSHTNGSVTHFQYHSQWMAHWKRASSISAHQCHKHCTLSDASNRKNCLKQEGYSQVENTKSGKVQLVSIGTREGTTPESRNVCSSELNELGLTLHVHRSAEFVGAEKGRCEMDNTLVPKDVHTYDGVVVSDKLHLHNFSDSSINWENYNTCHSLNSDEIHFPKYDISWKIDNILNPKRGPGHGQVANRFVKLHLPLKGTMLGSHVTESKAKEISTSSDQEIEPCDTVNGLQNFQDGISASTSLPAMVRSKAEMPNMKSPVCIKDRRMSSESDHTLDEHRVLRDLWPGKSPLSYLIRENDTEDVLHQPLNYMSNCFIHNVASLDIHNYVHPVNNIDGDAQNPFNAIHYQLTTKNMPMELSREKQLIEDSTETAKAKVTPLFEMLTVPATARNQGMWQGDSLPLINSNSMENGVDVNGIEIHMMGNRERPSAKTDAIHIEACLEKNSPKGTISDRLQKDLPHTNLIKSHSPSPSAIQETLSRYVNSSDKTGSVSTGGLSTSRTESMNVDQVFSHVQRSKNSNTSSIIENLAQMEQCKRWLKRLRHKSSGAFGLGSKRTKIGDHPTNAEVCSFSSKAHNYDTSSSAMTKCPKEQQIPDTTKDIPSTSECSYGVSARDVQYWIKRWCYKTPQTVKAHVSVVTPGLWEPENRKVLPDNIEGKQFPSIRAIALMGRAMNKFQTGQFQRKGSSVVWNIEDF